One part of the Patescibacteria group bacterium genome encodes these proteins:
- a CDS encoding Type 1 glutamine amidotransferase-like domain-containing protein encodes MIRRIFLTSSVKLIAQDIAKKIGGAKGKRLLYIYTACELKLGEAWQKADKDALTKAGFKITDYTLSGKTKQEIAKEIKKVDVIYFTGGNTFYLLQQIQLSQSADLFRKAVKSGKIYISTSAGSIVAGPDIYPTYKLDNLKQAPKLKGYKGLGLVDFVVFPHWGSKHFKERYLNHRLAHNYNTKNKLILLNDYQYIQVESDWYRIVEVKH; translated from the coding sequence ATGATTAGAAGGATTTTTTTAACTTCTAGCGTTAAGTTAATCGCTCAAGATATAGCTAAAAAAATTGGTGGGGCAAAAGGTAAGCGCTTGCTCTATATCTATACCGCTTGTGAGCTAAAGTTGGGTGAAGCTTGGCAGAAAGCAGACAAAGATGCTTTAACTAAGGCCGGCTTTAAAATCACTGACTATACATTAAGCGGTAAAACAAAACAGGAAATAGCAAAAGAAATTAAAAAAGTCGACGTCATTTATTTTACCGGTGGTAACACTTTTTATCTTCTCCAACAGATACAACTCAGCCAATCAGCTGATTTATTTAGGAAGGCGGTTAAATCCGGCAAGATTTATATCAGTACCAGCGCCGGCTCTATCGTGGCTGGTCCTGATATTTATCCCACCTATAAACTCGATAATTTGAAACAGGCACCTAAACTTAAAGGCTACAAAGGCTTGGGCTTGGTGGATTTTGTTGTTTTCCCTCATTGGGGTAGCAAACATTTTAAGGAAAGGTATCTTAACCATAGATTAGCCCATAACTACAACACTAAGAATAAGCTTATACTCTTAAATGACTACCAATATATCCAAGTGGAGTCCGATTGGTATAGAATCGTAGAGGTAAAACATTAA
- the infC gene encoding translation initiation factor IF-3, with protein sequence MRIKFHRLEAKEKKFFKANKDIHSPRVFLIDENGENVGIIDTSEALERAQELDMDLVEVNPKADPPVAKILDLGQFRYEMEKKAHKQKIQQKKVETKNIRLSVRISEHDFNFRINQAEKFLSKENKLKLELNLKGREKQYPEKAAETINEFVNKLKEKSSLNIEVEQGLTKQGGRFTILLINKK encoded by the coding sequence ATGCGTATAAAATTCCATCGGCTTGAAGCCAAAGAAAAGAAGTTTTTCAAAGCAAACAAGGACATCCATTCGCCTCGTGTTTTTTTAATTGATGAGAATGGCGAAAATGTTGGCATCATTGATACGAGCGAGGCTTTAGAAAGGGCTCAAGAGCTTGATATGGATTTGGTCGAAGTTAACCCGAAAGCCGACCCTCCAGTAGCTAAAATCCTAGATTTGGGACAATTTCGTTATGAGATGGAGAAAAAAGCCCACAAACAGAAAATCCAGCAAAAAAAGGTGGAAACCAAGAATATCCGTTTATCAGTCAGGATCAGCGAACATGATTTTAATTTTCGTATAAACCAGGCAGAAAAGTTTTTAAGTAAAGAAAATAAGCTAAAATTAGAGCTAAATCTTAAGGGGCGCGAGAAACAGTATCCAGAAAAAGCGGCTGAGACCATTAACGAATTCGTTAATAAGCTTAAGGAAAAATCTTCTTTAAATATCGAGGTAGAGCAAGGCTTGACAAAACAAGGGGGAAGGTTTACTATTTTATTAATCAATAAGAAATAA
- a CDS encoding bL35 family ribosomal protein translates to MPKIKTHQATVKRFRVTAKKKIKHRKGGQDHFNSRESGKTKRIKRLDISATKTLVKTIKTLTPYN, encoded by the coding sequence ATGCCAAAGATCAAGACCCACCAAGCAACCGTGAAGAGATTTCGGGTAACTGCTAAGAAAAAGATTAAACACCGCAAAGGCGGCCAGGATCATTTTAATTCCCGAGAAAGCGGCAAGACTAAGCGTATTAAACGCTTGGATATTAGCGCTACTAAGACTTTGGTGAAAACCATTAAAACCTTAACCCCTTATAACTAA
- the rplT gene encoding 50S ribosomal protein L20, with product MPRVKRGTTHVKKRRKLLKQVKGFKWGRKKLVKLAKTARTKAGAHSYVDRRKKKRTMRGLWQIKINAFVREHDLSYSKFIKLLKDNKIEIDRKILADLAVNNKTVLANLIKQIKK from the coding sequence ATGCCTAGAGTAAAACGTGGAACCACTCATGTAAAAAAACGCCGTAAACTTTTAAAACAGGTCAAAGGCTTTAAATGGGGACGCAAGAAATTAGTTAAATTAGCTAAGACGGCTCGCACTAAAGCCGGTGCTCATTCTTACGTTGACCGTCGCAAAAAGAAAAGAACCATGCGCGGCCTGTGGCAGATAAAGATAAACGCCTTTGTTCGCGAGCATGATTTGTCATATTCTAAATTCATTAAACTCTTGAAAGATAATAAGATTGAAATCGATCGCAAGATCTTAGCCGATTTAGCCGTAAATAATAAGACGGTTTTAGCAAATTTGATTAAGCAAATCAAAAAATAA
- the secG gene encoding preprotein translocase subunit SecG, which produces MFWIKIAQIVISVLLIISILLQNRGTGLGSAFGGSSGVYLTKRGVEKKLFIATIILAVLFFLVSFASLIL; this is translated from the coding sequence ATGTTTTGGATAAAAATCGCCCAAATCGTTATTTCTGTTCTCTTGATCATCTCTATTTTGTTGCAAAATCGAGGCACTGGTTTGGGTAGCGCTTTTGGCGGGTCTAGTGGAGTTTATTTAACCAAGCGCGGTGTAGAAAAAAAATTATTCATCGCTACTATTATTTTAGCGGTTCTCTTTTTCCTAGTCTCTTTTGCTAGTCTTATTCTTTAA
- a CDS encoding peptide ABC transporter substrate-binding protein: MSPLLNKTISNSRKLLKRFPSFFWRLLGRRKSPELPIEINQQLVYTLAPSKIPNQRQLQHLKKFLNPKENLIIKICVLVILINAIFLAWRFYNKHLVLSPASGGEYSEGVVGYPKTINPLYASNRDVDSDLSYLIYSRLFSYDSQGRLRPDLAANMELSPDGKEYTVKLKEGVKWHDHESLDADDVIFTFALIQDPEFRSALRSSLDGVSIEKIDDLTVKFILPQSYAAFANSLTFGILPEHVWSNVGPSAATVSELNLKPIGSGPFKFQSLSKNKNGRIKEYRLERNDDYYDRPPYLENIVFEFFPDINELVSAFNDGQVDGLSYIPLEFRKELLAQNSLVFHELKLPKIKAIFLNQAQNKSLANAKIRQALLQGIDRQALISDIFGDSAWVLNGPIPVSSPFYKPDLNVPEYNSETAANLLKEALTVTTVSGRGAKKTSSTEVGSLELKLSAVDTSENQLVAQKIKSDWEKIGVKVALEFVSPEAVSSELIRDKNYQALLYGEQTGADPDIYAFWHSSQAGDKGLNLANYNSSEADKILESGRANLDYDSRLAQYRKLQELIVSDIPAIFLYNPGYSYVHTKKLKGFQGEAIVDPADRFSSIDDWYLKTKKKLVW; the protein is encoded by the coding sequence GTGTCTCCTCTCTTAAATAAAACTATTTCTAATTCCAGAAAGTTGTTGAAACGTTTCCCGTCTTTTTTTTGGCGGCTTTTGGGACGTCGAAAAAGCCCAGAGTTGCCTATTGAAATCAATCAGCAGCTAGTTTATACCTTGGCGCCGAGCAAGATTCCGAACCAACGCCAGCTTCAACATCTGAAGAAATTTTTAAATCCTAAGGAGAATCTGATTATCAAGATTTGTGTTTTAGTTATCTTGATAAATGCTATTTTTTTAGCTTGGCGTTTTTATAATAAGCACCTCGTTTTAAGTCCGGCCAGTGGCGGCGAGTATAGCGAAGGCGTGGTTGGTTATCCTAAGACCATAAATCCTCTCTATGCCTCTAATCGGGATGTTGACAGCGACCTGAGCTATTTAATTTATTCCCGTTTGTTTAGTTATGACAGCCAGGGCAGATTAAGGCCTGATTTAGCTGCTAATATGGAGCTGAGCCCAGACGGGAAAGAGTATACGGTTAAGCTTAAGGAGGGGGTAAAATGGCACGACCATGAATCTCTGGACGCCGATGATGTTATTTTTACTTTCGCTCTAATCCAAGATCCGGAATTCCGTTCTGCTCTCAGGTCTAGTCTTGATGGCGTCAGTATTGAAAAAATAGACGACTTAACCGTCAAATTCATCTTACCTCAGTCTTATGCTGCTTTTGCTAACTCTCTAACCTTCGGAATTTTACCGGAACATGTCTGGTCTAATGTCGGACCCTCGGCGGCCACCGTTTCTGAATTAAATTTGAAGCCGATCGGCTCTGGACCTTTCAAATTCCAATCTTTAAGTAAGAATAAGAACGGCCGGATTAAGGAATACCGCCTAGAGAGAAATGATGATTATTACGATCGGCCGCCTTACTTGGAAAATATCGTCTTTGAGTTTTTTCCTGATATAAATGAGTTGGTGAGCGCTTTTAATGATGGCCAGGTCGACGGCTTAAGCTATATTCCTCTAGAATTTAGAAAAGAATTGTTGGCTCAGAATTCTTTGGTTTTCCATGAGCTTAAATTACCTAAGATCAAAGCGATTTTCCTGAATCAGGCCCAGAATAAATCTTTAGCTAATGCCAAGATCCGCCAGGCTTTGTTGCAAGGAATAGATCGCCAGGCTTTAATTAGTGATATTTTTGGGGACTCCGCTTGGGTTCTAAACGGCCCGATCCCGGTTTCTAGCCCTTTTTATAAGCCTGATTTAAACGTGCCAGAATATAATTCCGAGACAGCGGCTAATTTATTGAAAGAAGCTTTAACCGTAACTACAGTCAGCGGCCGTGGTGCCAAAAAAACCAGTAGCACCGAGGTCGGTAGTTTGGAATTAAAACTCAGTGCAGTCGATACCAGCGAGAATCAATTAGTCGCTCAAAAGATTAAATCCGATTGGGAGAAAATCGGCGTTAAGGTTGCTTTAGAATTCGTCTCTCCTGAGGCGGTAAGTAGCGAGCTTATCCGTGATAAGAATTATCAGGCTCTTCTTTATGGAGAGCAGACGGGCGCTGATCCGGATATCTATGCTTTCTGGCATTCTTCTCAGGCGGGAGATAAGGGTCTTAACCTGGCCAACTATAATTCATCTGAGGCAGATAAGATTTTAGAGAGTGGCCGAGCTAATTTAGATTATGATAGCCGTTTAGCTCAATACCGCAAACTGCAGGAATTAATCGTTAGCGATATTCCGGCCATATTTTTATACAATCCCGGGTATTCTTATGTTCATACCAAGAAGCTCAAGGGCTTCCAGGGTGAGGCCATCGTCGACCCCGCTGATCGTTTCTCTTCAATCGATGATTGGTATTTAAAAACCAAGAAAAAACTAGTCTGGTAG